One part of the Glycine soja cultivar W05 chromosome 11, ASM419377v2, whole genome shotgun sequence genome encodes these proteins:
- the LOC114373879 gene encoding probable CDP-diacylglycerol--inositol 3-phosphatidyltransferase 2, which produces MAKKPGPRSSKLSVYLYIPNIIGYIRVLLNCFAFSQCLSNKILFSILYFLSFVCDAVDGWCARKFNQVSTFGAVLDMVTDRISTACLLVVLSQLYKPGLSFLSLLALDIASHWLQMYSTFLTGKTSHKDVKDSSSWLFRAYYGNRMFMAYCCVSCEVLYLILFYLAENQTEKLVDVISSNLQKISFLSLLMGTSLFGWAVKQIINVIQMKTAADACVLYDIEKEHKN; this is translated from the exons ATGGCCAAGAAACCAGGACCAAGATCCAGTAAATTGTCAGTGTACCTTTACATTCCTAATATAATTG GATACATCCGGGTTCTTTTAAACTGTTTTGCCTTCTCCCAATGTTTATCAAACAAAATCTTATTCTCTATTCTGTATTTTTTAAG CTTTGTATGTGATGCTGTTGATGGCTGGTGTGCCCGCAAATTTAATCAAG TGTCAACCTTTGGAGCTGTGCTGGACATGGTAACAGACAG AATTAGCACTGCTTGTCTACTTGTAGTCCTTTCCCAACTGTACAA GCCTGGCCTTAGCTTCTTGTCATTGCTCGCTTTAGATATTGCCAGCCACTGGCTGCAAATGTACAG CACATTCTTGACGGGAAAGACTAGTCATAAAGATGTAAAAGACAGCAGCAGCTGGCTTTTCAGGGCATACTATGGAAATAGGATGTTTATGGCTTACTGCTGTGTCTCATGTGAG GTTCTTTACTTAATCCTGTTTTATCTTGCCGAGAATCAAACAGAGAAACTGGTTGAC GTTATATCAAGTAATTTACAAAAGATATCAttcctttctcttctaatgggtACTAGTTTATTTGGATGGGCAGTCAAGcaaattataaatgttatcCAG
- the LOC114375279 gene encoding probable BOI-related E3 ubiquitin-protein ligase 3, whose translation MSIQAQWYPNNNSASPFCNNGYCAGGLIDSHINFQAKNHFQQQQQLSEQHLRELYNGSQGIVDPNLHVYNSEAVNSPVFAVQLEKQWEEIDQYMKSEDEKLRYMIGEHGKQQVIALLKKLESRSLNVLREKDEEIAQAIKKRVELEDYLRKLEAENMKWQKVAQEKEIMALSLYKTLEEMTESGNFLNNGVVPNDAVSFCGETGGKEEEMGEEATSEKEKKRIECCGEFEQNTRGRGVMVCKSCHSRSSSFLFLPCRHLSCCKVCNAFLEACPVCRTPKKATIELRL comes from the exons ATGTCCATTCAAGCTCAGTGGTATCCAAATAATAATTCTGCTTCTCCATTCTGCAACAATGGTTATTGCGCTGGTGGGCTTATTGACTCCCATATCAATTTCCAAGcgaaaaatcattttcaacagCAACAACAGCTATCAGAACAGCATTTGAGAGAGTTATATAATGGGAGTCAAGGAATTGTTGATCCAAATCTTCATGTTTATAATTCAGAAGCCGTGAATTCTCCTGTGTTTGCTGTTCAGCTTGAGAAGCAATGGGAAGAGATTGATCAGTACATGAAATCCGAG GATGAGAAATTGAGATATATGATAGGAGAGCATGGGAAACAACAAGTGATAGCATTGTTGAAAAAACTGGAATCTCGTTCACTCAATGTCTTAAgggaaaaagatgaagaaattgCGCAAGCTATAAAGAAAAGGGTAGAGTTGGAAGACTATTTAAGGAAGCTAGAGGCAGAAAATATGAAGTGGCAAAAAGTGGCCCAAGAGAAGGAAATCATGGCATTGTCCCTCTATAAAACATTGGAGGAAATGACAGAAAGTGGAAATTTTTTGAACAACGGGGTGGTGCCAAATGATGCAGTGTCCTTTTGTGGCGAAACTGGgggaaaagaagaagagatgGGAGAAGAAGCAACatcagagaaagagaaaaaacgtATAGAATGTTGTGGTGAGTTTGAACAGAATACGAGAGGAAGAGGAGTAATGGTTTGTAAAAGCTGTCATTCTAGGAGCTCGAGCTTTCTGTTTCTCCCATGCAGACACCTTTCTTGCTGCAAAGTTTGCAACGCTTTCCTCGAGGCTTGCCCCGTTTGCAGAACACCAAAGAAGGCTACCATTGAGTTGAGACTTTGA